In a genomic window of Candidatus Thiothrix sulfatifontis:
- a CDS encoding LbtU family siderophore porin, whose protein sequence is MKKTLLSILIGASLTSPAFAATTLSGVVEVEAGFVSNDDGDSSDLTVPAVELGIDNQINDKLEGHVLFLYEQGENNDNIALDEATLTFKPREGLDVTAGRMYVPFGKFDSHMVSDPLTLEMAETQEEAVQLGVSSGDISGSAYVFKDDKDGSNKIDDYGVNLDYSADNFGAGVSYISDVNDKAAAGLGIHASATVGKASVIAEHIQVDAITLEDDSSVEPSATNLEIGFDMGNDRTVALAYQQTDAAESLELPEKAAGIAYSMPVYEKASFAAEYMNNEAYDGSKEDVITLQVAYEF, encoded by the coding sequence ATGAAAAAGACCTTATTAAGCATCCTGATTGGCGCATCCTTAACCAGCCCCGCTTTTGCCGCCACCACCCTCAGCGGTGTGGTGGAAGTCGAAGCCGGTTTTGTCAGCAATGATGACGGCGATAGCAGCGACCTCACTGTACCCGCCGTCGAACTCGGCATCGACAATCAGATCAATGACAAACTCGAAGGCCACGTCTTATTCCTCTACGAACAAGGTGAAAACAACGACAATATTGCGCTGGATGAAGCCACCCTTACCTTCAAACCGCGTGAAGGGCTGGATGTCACCGCAGGGCGCATGTACGTGCCTTTCGGTAAATTCGACAGCCATATGGTGTCCGACCCACTGACGTTGGAAATGGCGGAAACACAAGAAGAAGCCGTGCAACTGGGTGTCAGTTCCGGCGATATTTCCGGCTCGGCCTACGTATTCAAAGATGACAAAGATGGCAGCAACAAAATTGATGATTACGGCGTGAATCTCGATTACAGCGCCGACAACTTCGGGGCTGGCGTGAGCTATATTTCTGATGTGAATGATAAAGCAGCGGCAGGGCTAGGTATCCATGCCTCCGCTACTGTCGGCAAAGCCAGCGTGATTGCCGAACACATTCAAGTCGATGCCATCACGCTGGAAGATGACAGCAGCGTCGAACCCAGCGCCACCAATCTCGAAATCGGTTTCGATATGGGCAACGACCGCACCGTAGCACTCGCCTACCAGCAAACCGACGCGGCTGAGTCGCTGGAACTGCCCGAAAAAGCAGCGGGTATTGCCTACAGTATGCCCGTCTACGAAAAAGCCAGTTTCGCGGCTGAATACATGAACAACGAAGCCTACGATGGCAGCAAAGAAGATGTAATCACGCTGCAAGTGGCTTACGAGTTCTAA
- a CDS encoding DUF1513 domain-containing protein gives MNRRQFLLLATAGTFGAALGVNTLMKRAAGTPVEADTNLTHLYSASDNPHGGHFLTRLDMASGQLQSCAVPMRGHAVLPLANDTALLFGRRPAFECAVVMFTEAQNTPIPATAGRHFNGHGCLSSAGDVLFTTENAYDEKRGVLGIRDSKTFQHLGEYDTFGLDPHDIQLMPDGKTLVIANGGIEQHPDFGRRKLNIDTMQPSLVYLDAQTGKKIDEYRLPDRHLSIRHLIATADGSVGVALQYEGNLYRQQPASLVAWQPHGGELQLLDISAADVALFNGYMADLAYDPQQQILAVSSPRGNHTSFWSTRERRFLHAHSVPEPSGIAFLPQQQQFLVSDATGGIHRFPSTLQPAPASLLHQFSDQRWDNHLVIT, from the coding sequence ATGAATCGCCGCCAGTTTTTGTTACTTGCCACTGCCGGAACGTTTGGTGCGGCATTAGGGGTCAACACCCTAATGAAACGCGCCGCAGGAACACCTGTTGAAGCAGATACCAACCTCACCCATTTATATTCCGCCAGCGACAACCCACACGGCGGACACTTTCTAACCCGCTTAGACATGGCAAGCGGGCAACTGCAATCCTGCGCTGTCCCCATGCGCGGACACGCCGTATTACCCTTAGCAAACGACACCGCCCTACTGTTCGGACGCCGCCCCGCCTTTGAATGCGCCGTCGTCATGTTCACAGAAGCTCAAAACACCCCCATTCCCGCAACAGCCGGACGACATTTCAACGGTCACGGCTGTTTATCCTCTGCGGGTGATGTGCTGTTCACCACCGAAAACGCTTACGATGAAAAACGCGGCGTACTCGGTATCCGCGACAGCAAAACTTTCCAACACCTCGGCGAATACGACACCTTCGGACTTGATCCGCACGATATACAACTCATGCCCGATGGCAAAACGCTGGTCATTGCCAACGGCGGTATTGAACAGCACCCCGATTTCGGGCGGCGTAAACTCAACATTGACACCATGCAACCTTCGCTGGTTTATCTTGATGCGCAAACCGGCAAAAAAATTGACGAATACCGCCTACCCGACCGTCATTTAAGCATTCGCCACTTAATCGCCACTGCGGATGGCAGTGTCGGCGTGGCGCTGCAATACGAAGGCAATTTATACCGCCAACAACCCGCCTCCTTGGTCGCTTGGCAGCCGCACGGCGGTGAGTTGCAATTGCTCGACATTAGCGCCGCTGATGTAGCGCTGTTCAACGGTTACATGGCGGATTTAGCCTATGACCCGCAGCAACAAATTCTGGCGGTATCCTCACCACGCGGCAATCACACTAGCTTTTGGAGTACCCGCGAACGCCGTTTTCTGCACGCGCATTCCGTACCGGAACCCAGCGGCATCGCGTTTTTGCCACAACAGCAGCAATTTTTAGTCTCGGATGCGACCGGCGGCATTCACCGTTTTCCCTCAACCCTTCAACCCGCACCAGCCAGCCTGTTGCACCAGTTTTCCGACCAACGTTGGGATAACCATCTAGTAATAACATAA